The Polynucleobacter sp. TSB-Sco08W16 genome includes a region encoding these proteins:
- a CDS encoding ferredoxin--NADP reductase, translating to MAAYNTETVLTVHHWNDTLFSFTTTRNKGLRFRSGHFLMIGLEVEGKPLVRAYSVASPNYEEHLEFLSIKVQDGPLTSRLQKIQVGDPILVSEKSVGTLVLDDLNPGKHLYLFSTGTGLAPFMSIIRDPETYEKFEKVVLIHGVRLVSELAYADYIRDELTQDEYLGELIREKLIYYPTVTREAFKHTGRLTTAIESGQLFKDIGLPPLDPAVDRAMICGSPSMLKETSEMLDAKGFKVSPSLGQMGDYVFERAFVEK from the coding sequence ATGGCCGCATACAACACCGAAACTGTTCTCACCGTTCACCATTGGAACGACACTCTTTTTAGCTTCACTACTACTCGCAATAAAGGCCTACGCTTTCGTAGTGGCCACTTCTTAATGATTGGTCTCGAGGTAGAAGGCAAACCTTTGGTTCGCGCTTATAGCGTTGCCAGCCCTAATTACGAAGAGCATTTGGAGTTCTTGAGCATTAAGGTTCAAGATGGCCCACTGACATCACGTCTTCAGAAAATTCAAGTTGGCGATCCCATCTTGGTGAGCGAAAAGTCTGTTGGTACATTAGTGCTTGACGATTTAAATCCAGGCAAACATCTCTACTTGTTCAGTACCGGCACTGGCTTGGCGCCATTTATGAGCATCATTCGCGATCCAGAGACGTACGAAAAGTTTGAGAAAGTAGTTTTGATTCATGGTGTACGTTTAGTAAGTGAACTAGCTTATGCTGACTACATCAGAGACGAACTCACGCAAGACGAATACCTTGGTGAACTGATTCGTGAAAAGTTGATTTATTACCCAACCGTTACTCGCGAAGCCTTCAAACACACTGGTCGACTCACTACCGCGATTGAATCAGGCCAACTCTTTAAAGATATTGGTTTGCCACCACTCGATCCAGCAGTAGACCGCGCCATGATTTGCGGTAGCCCTTCCATGCTCAAAGAAACTTCGGAGATGCTTGATGCTAAAGGCTTCAAAGTCTCCCCAAGTCTTGGCCAAATGGGTGATTATGTTTTCGAACGCGCATTCGTAGAAAAGTGA
- a CDS encoding disulfide bond formation protein B, which yields MKRIQYLFLSCLSLSLVIFAVILQQTGFQGVSFLPCPLCILQRVGYLGIAISCLLAAGIAPLKKLFHGLAIVAAGYGVAVAGHHVWLLSHPGESCGIDPLELWINQFQLASAIPWLFKADGLCSAKLPAILGLQVPEWSLLWFGVLLLVLLLSFFRKPR from the coding sequence ATGAAAAGAATCCAGTACTTGTTTCTCTCCTGTCTTAGCTTGAGCCTAGTCATTTTTGCAGTGATCCTGCAGCAGACGGGCTTCCAGGGGGTGAGTTTCTTGCCATGCCCCTTATGTATTTTGCAACGGGTCGGCTATCTCGGAATCGCTATTTCTTGCCTTTTAGCTGCTGGCATTGCTCCTCTGAAAAAGCTATTTCATGGCTTGGCTATTGTGGCGGCAGGATATGGGGTTGCAGTTGCTGGGCATCATGTCTGGCTGCTATCTCACCCAGGTGAGTCCTGCGGAATCGATCCCCTGGAGCTGTGGATCAATCAATTTCAACTTGCAAGTGCAATACCCTGGCTTTTTAAAGCAGACGGTTTGTGTTCGGCAAAGCTCCCGGCAATTCTGGGCTTGCAAGTGCCCGAATGGTCTCTACTTTGGTTTGGGGTGCTCTTGCTGGTCTTATTGCTCAGCTTCTTCAGAAAACCGAGATAG
- a CDS encoding tripartite tricarboxylate transporter substrate binding protein, with amino-acid sequence MLTSRRRLLKSLLSLAAISASPLIARASTQWPNKPIRLIVPAAPGGSLDILSRTVAKELTARLNQAVIVENMPGGGSNIAFGYVAKAAPDGYTLLVGWDSLAINPALYPNLPYKLDQFAPISLAITAPQVLVVGPKLPVKNLKTFIEVARRDPNGLSMANAGNGSPGHLAAALLETKAEIKFNNIPYKGGAPAVADLLAGHVDALMVTLAAALPHIESGRLTALGVSSIKRSTGAPNIPTIAEAGLAGYELNSWQGFLAPAGTPNDIIRLLNKEIVASLNDPEIKKKLIADGFEVVASSPKVLSDYLASSTPKWAKLVKDSGAKVD; translated from the coding sequence ATGCTTACTTCTCGCCGCAGACTTCTCAAGTCCCTCCTATCTTTAGCTGCAATTTCAGCGAGCCCGCTGATTGCGAGAGCAAGCACGCAGTGGCCCAATAAACCCATCAGATTAATTGTTCCGGCCGCTCCCGGTGGCAGCTTGGATATTCTTTCACGGACAGTTGCAAAAGAATTAACAGCCAGACTCAATCAAGCGGTGATTGTTGAAAATATGCCTGGTGGTGGTAGCAATATTGCATTTGGATATGTTGCCAAAGCTGCGCCTGACGGGTACACATTGCTGGTAGGTTGGGATAGCCTTGCTATCAATCCCGCGCTCTACCCTAACCTGCCTTATAAGTTAGATCAATTTGCTCCAATATCATTGGCGATTACCGCACCACAAGTATTGGTTGTGGGCCCAAAACTGCCAGTGAAAAATCTCAAAACGTTTATCGAGGTTGCCAGAAGAGATCCAAATGGACTGAGCATGGCTAACGCAGGCAATGGCAGCCCAGGACATCTCGCAGCCGCACTTCTTGAGACAAAAGCAGAAATCAAGTTCAATAACATTCCTTACAAGGGTGGAGCTCCCGCAGTAGCTGATTTGCTTGCGGGGCACGTTGATGCCTTAATGGTTACGCTAGCTGCAGCCCTGCCGCATATTGAGTCAGGTAGGCTTACCGCCTTAGGCGTCAGTTCTATAAAGCGCTCTACTGGCGCACCAAACATACCCACCATTGCAGAGGCAGGGCTTGCTGGTTATGAATTAAATTCATGGCAAGGATTTTTAGCGCCTGCTGGTACGCCAAATGACATCATTCGCTTGCTGAATAAAGAAATTGTTGCGAGCCTAAATGATCCTGAGATCAAAAAGAAATTAATTGCCGATGGTTTTGAAGTGGTTGCTAGTTCACCCAAAGTACTTAGTGACTATCTTGCTAGCTCTACACCGAAGTGGGCAAAATTGGTAAAAGATTCTGGTGCAAAAGTAGATTAG
- the cysK gene encoding cysteine synthase A, with product MTMTYFTDNSQTIGKTPLVRLNRVTDGAKATVLAKIEGRNPAYSVKCRIGVAMINDAEEKGLLGPGKELVEPTSGNTGIALAFVAAARGIPLTLTMPETMSIERRKLLTALGAKIVLTEGPKGMNGAVAKAKEIAESDSKYVLLQQFSNPSNPAIHEKTTGPEIWEDTDGKIDVFVAGVGTGGTISGVGRYIKNTKKKNIEVVAVEPTTSPVITQKLNGEEIKPAPHKIQGIGAGFVPENLDLSVVDKVEQVSNEEAIEFARRIAKEEGILVGISCGAAAAVAVRLAKKPEYAGKTIVVVLPDTAERYLSSALFEGVFDEKGLPA from the coding sequence ATGACTATGACTTACTTTACAGATAACTCACAAACAATTGGCAAGACCCCATTAGTGCGTCTAAATCGCGTTACTGATGGTGCTAAAGCCACTGTGCTTGCCAAGATTGAAGGGCGTAATCCAGCCTACTCAGTCAAATGCCGCATTGGCGTGGCTATGATTAACGATGCCGAAGAAAAAGGGCTATTGGGCCCCGGCAAAGAACTTGTCGAACCAACTTCTGGCAATACTGGTATTGCTTTGGCCTTCGTAGCAGCAGCGCGGGGTATTCCACTCACGCTGACGATGCCAGAAACCATGAGTATTGAGCGTCGTAAATTGCTGACAGCTTTAGGTGCCAAGATTGTGTTGACCGAAGGTCCTAAAGGCATGAATGGTGCAGTTGCTAAAGCGAAAGAAATTGCTGAGTCTGACTCTAAGTATGTATTGCTTCAGCAATTTAGCAACCCATCTAATCCTGCGATTCATGAAAAAACTACCGGCCCAGAAATCTGGGAGGACACCGACGGCAAGATTGATGTTTTTGTTGCTGGCGTTGGAACGGGCGGCACAATTTCGGGTGTTGGACGTTACATCAAAAACACAAAGAAAAAGAATATTGAAGTGGTTGCAGTAGAGCCAACAACTAGTCCAGTCATCACTCAAAAACTAAATGGTGAAGAAATCAAGCCAGCTCCACACAAGATTCAAGGCATTGGCGCTGGATTTGTTCCAGAGAACCTTGATTTATCAGTGGTTGATAAGGTTGAGCAAGTAAGCAATGAAGAGGCGATTGAGTTTGCCCGTCGCATTGCTAAGGAAGAAGGTATTTTGGTTGGTATCTCTTGTGGTGCAGCTGCTGCAGTTGCTGTCCGTCTGGCTAAGAAGCCTGAGTACGCAGGTAAAACAATCGTGGTTGTGTTGCCTGATACTGCGGAACGTTACTTGAGTTCAGCTTTGTTTGAAGGTGTGTTTGATGAAAAAGGTTTGCCTGCTTAA
- the lysS gene encoding lysine--tRNA ligase, with the protein MNDKTNSSNTQAPATEVVDENHIIAERREKLAKLRENGVAFPNDFVPTHLAADLHTHYDSLTKEELAEKKIHVKVAGRMILKRVMGKASFATIQDRTGQIQFYINDEITGADTHGAFKHWDMGDFISAEGNLFKTNKGELSVESSNLRLLSKSLRPLPDKFHGLSDLETKYRQRYVDLIVNPESRNTFKARSNAIASLRRHMLDADFMEVETPMLHPIPGGAAAKPFITHHNALDMQMFLRIAPELYLKRLVVGGFERVFEINRNFRNEGVSPRHNPEFTMMEFYAAYTDYRWLMDFTEGLIRAAAMDAQGTAVLTHQGRELDLSKPFQRLTINEAILKYCSQSGKSYEAAQLEDIAFIRAELKKGGENPDSPTLKNAGIGALQLALFELVAEEHLWEPTYIIDYPIEVSPLARESDTRPGITERFELFITGREIANGFSELNDAEDQANRFRKQVEQKEAGDEEAMYFDHDFIRALEYGMPPTGGCGIGIDRLVMLLTDAPNIRDVILFPHLRREEE; encoded by the coding sequence ATGAACGATAAAACGAATTCATCTAATACCCAAGCCCCAGCTACTGAAGTAGTTGATGAGAATCACATCATTGCGGAGCGTCGTGAAAAGCTTGCGAAGTTACGTGAAAATGGTGTCGCATTTCCGAATGACTTTGTACCAACCCATTTAGCTGCCGACTTACATACCCACTACGACAGCTTGACCAAAGAAGAGTTGGCTGAGAAGAAGATTCATGTGAAAGTTGCTGGCCGCATGATTCTCAAGCGCGTGATGGGTAAAGCAAGTTTTGCCACCATCCAAGATCGCACAGGCCAAATCCAGTTTTATATTAATGATGAAATTACTGGTGCAGATACCCATGGCGCCTTTAAGCACTGGGATATGGGTGACTTTATTTCTGCTGAAGGCAATCTTTTTAAGACCAATAAAGGCGAGCTCTCGGTTGAAAGTAGCAACTTGCGCTTACTGAGTAAATCCTTGCGTCCTTTGCCAGATAAGTTTCATGGCCTCTCCGATCTTGAGACCAAATATCGTCAACGCTATGTAGACTTGATCGTCAACCCAGAGAGTCGCAACACATTCAAAGCCCGTAGCAATGCCATTGCATCGCTACGTCGCCATATGCTGGATGCCGATTTTATGGAAGTAGAAACTCCCATGCTCCACCCCATTCCAGGCGGTGCAGCTGCCAAACCTTTTATTACGCATCACAATGCTTTAGATATGCAGATGTTCTTGCGTATTGCGCCTGAGCTTTATCTCAAGCGTTTAGTGGTCGGTGGCTTTGAGCGTGTATTTGAAATCAACCGCAACTTCCGCAACGAAGGTGTCAGCCCCCGCCATAACCCAGAATTCACCATGATGGAGTTCTACGCGGCATATACCGACTACCGTTGGTTGATGGATTTCACTGAAGGCCTAATTCGTGCAGCGGCAATGGATGCACAAGGCACAGCAGTATTGACTCATCAAGGTCGTGAATTGGATTTGAGTAAACCATTCCAACGCCTGACCATTAATGAAGCGATCCTCAAGTATTGCAGCCAGTCGGGCAAAAGCTATGAAGCAGCCCAGCTCGAAGATATCGCCTTTATTCGTGCCGAGTTGAAAAAAGGTGGTGAGAATCCCGATTCTCCAACCCTCAAGAATGCTGGCATTGGAGCCCTGCAATTGGCTTTGTTTGAGTTAGTGGCTGAAGAGCACCTCTGGGAGCCAACTTACATTATTGATTACCCAATTGAAGTAAGCCCGCTTGCAAGAGAGTCCGATACTCGACCTGGCATCACCGAACGCTTTGAGTTATTCATTACCGGTCGCGAGATTGCTAACGGCTTCTCTGAGTTGAACGATGCTGAGGATCAAGCCAATCGCTTCCGCAAGCAAGTAGAACAAAAAGAAGCAGGTGATGAAGAAGCAATGTACTTTGACCATGACTTCATCCGCGCCCTCGAATATGGTATGCCCCCAACAGGCGGCTGCGGTATTGGTATCGACCGTTTAGTGATGCTGCTCACAGATGCGCCAAACATCCGTGATGTGATTCTCTTCCCGCACTTACGTCGCGAAGAAGAGTAA